Part of the Gammaproteobacteria bacterium genome, GGGCCGCTGGGATCAATCGTCTCTCGCTTGGTGTGCAGAGCTTTCAGGACGCATTGCTTGACCGGATCGGGCGCATCCATAGTGGTCTTGAAGCGAGACGGGCCTTTGATATGGCGCGCGAAGCTGGTTTTGACAACATCAACCTCGATTTGATGTTTGGCTTACCGGGGCAAACCGAGAAAACGTTTTTACTCGATTTGCAAACGGCCGTCCGCCTTGGCCCAGAGCACATCTCTTGGTATCAGCTCACCATTGAGCCAAACACACGCTTTGCGGCCAATCCGCCGCCACAGCCGACGGATGATGTGTTGGCGGAATGGACAGAGCAGGGCGCACAATGGCTTGAACGCCATGGGTACGAACGCTACGAAGTGTCTGCTTATGCCACGGCAGGACGGCAATGTGTGCATAACCTGAATTATTGGCAATTTGGAGACTATCTTGGCATTGGCGCAGGCGCACATAGCAAAATTACGCTCGCCGATGAGCAACGCGTTCTGCGCTTGCGCAAAACAAAGCGTCCTGGTAGTTATCTGCAGAAAAAAGAAAAAACGGCAGCGCAATGGACAGTCGAAACGCCAGATTTGATATTTGAATTTATGCTAAATGCCATGCGGCTCAAGGCGGGTGTCGAAGCCAGCCTGTTTACTCGTCATACAGGATTGCCGATAAACGTGATTGCCCCCGTGATGCAAGATCTGATGAACCAGTCGTTGGTGACCGGATGGCCCGAGCGCATTGAATTGACGGCCCATGGTTTTAATCACCTCAATGCGATCTTGGAATTCTTTTTGCCAGACGCATTGGCCAAAAAACAGGCGCAGGTGCCAGTCCAGTGGCTTGATGCCGGTCGCTGAAGCCTAACGAGACGGTTTTCGGCAATAAATCAGGTCATGCACCTGATGGCCAAGCCGTTCGCCCCGTTGCTCGAACTTAGTCAATGGCCGGTAATCCGGTCGAGGCGTGTAGTTGCCAGGGCCCGCAATATTTTCATAATCGGGATGTGCCTCCATGACTTCGAGCATGTGTTCGGCGTAGGGCGTCCAGTCGGTTGCCATGTGTAAGTGACCATTCGGCTTAAGCCGGCTGGCCACGAGATCAGCGAAGGCGGCGTTGACAATGCGCCGTTTGTGGTGGCGCTTCTTTGGCCAAGGATCTGGGAAAAACAGTTGTACCCGTGTGAGGCTGTGTTCGGGGATCATAAATTTGAGCACTTCAAGAGCATCGCCTTCCACCACCCGGAGGTTGTTGAGCTGTAATTTGTCTATGGCGGCTAATGTTGACCCAATGCCCGGACGGTGCACTTCGACGCCGATAAAATTCACCTCGGGTGTGGCTTTTGCTTGCTCGACAAGCGATTGCCCCATGCCAAAGCCAATTTCAAGGATCAATGGCGCCTCACGTCCAAATACGCGCGACCAATCGATCAGTTGTTGGGTTACTTTAAGCCCATATTTGGGAAACAGGGTGTCAAGGGCGCGTTGCTGCGCTTTGGTCAGACGCCCCTGGCGCAGTACAAAACTGCGGATTGTTCGCTTTTGTGTCAATTCGTTTTCAGTCATGGCAACCTCTCGTCTGGCGGGCGCATGATACCGGCGTTTGCGTACAGAATTCAAACGTTAGTGAACAGTGGTATTTTCAACTGCTGTCGCGCGGCTGAGAAATCAAAAGTTCCCTGTTGCCATGAAGATGGAGATATCATGCTCAAATGATATATACCCAATGGCTTGATAAGTACATCACTCAGGGAATTTGGTCGGTTCGGTAAATACCCAATCACGCGCCTTGACTGGTGTGTGGCAACTTATACAGGTCTTTTGGCCTTGGTTGAAGGGCACCAAATCACGGCCGACCCATCGTGCCCAACCCCAGCCGTAACTGTCGGCAAATTTTTCTGTGTCTTTGACCATAAACTCGACATGAACAAAGGCATCAGGGCCGATCGCTGAGGGCCAATGACTAAGTTTTTTATCTTTCCACACGACTTTGGCGATAACGGCACCGTCCGGCCAGGGATTTGTGTGTCCAGAACGTGCCGCTTTCACGGCGATAGGGTTGCCAAGAATCATTCGAATCGTCTTATTGTCATGTCGATGTGAAACCGCGATGGTTTGCCAGCGCTGCCAGCCATCCGGATAGGTGATCCCATTGGAGTTTCTGGGCAATTGGTTGTTCGCGGGCAGTGCCGTCGAGCCGATGAGCATCATGAAAATAAAAAGCCACTGCATTCGTTTCATGTGATGACTTTGTTCTGCCGGTTGTGACGCATCATTCTGAGGTTATAGTAGGTGGGGCGACATAGGCCATTTCCTCATCGCTGTCGGGGTGGCACTTAAGGCAGTTAAGCGAAAAGTTGTTCGATTTGGTTTTGCTATGGGGAAGATGACTTTACGAGCCTGGATAACTGTGCTTTGATCGATGTCAGTCTCCGACAAGCCCCAATGTCAATGATAGAACATTCAGTCGATCCAAATGCGCACGCGGTGGCGGTGCTGATATTGACTTTGCTGGCGCTCTACCTTTTTCGGCGCGATGACGTTCCCTTGGAAACCTCATCTTTGCTGGTGATGGGGCTGTTAGCGACTGGTTTTGCCCTCTTTCCGTATGAGCAATTTCGCGCCACGGAGCTTTTCTTGGGTTTTGGACACGAGGCCCTTGTCACCGTATGTGGTCTGATGATTATCGGTCATGCACTGGTGCGCACCGGGGCACTGGAGCCAGTGGGCATCATGCTGTCACGGTTGTTCCGCCGGTGGCCGACCCTGTCGATTGTGGTGACTTTGATCGTTGCCGCAGGATTGAGTGCATTTGTCAACAATACACCGATTGTGGTGCTGATGTTGCCACTTCTGGCCAGTGTGTGTACACGAATTAAAATGCCGTCGGGTAAGCTTCTGCTTCCCATGGGGCTGGCGACACTGGTTGGTGGAATGACAACGACTATTGGCACGTCGACGAATTTACTCGTGGTCGCAATTTCCCAAGAAATGGGTGGCCCGGTGTTTGGCCTGTTTGATTTTGCAGGCATTGGGGTCTGTGCTGCTCTGGTCGCCATCGCTTATCTGTGGTTGATAGCGCCGCGGTTGCTGCCAAAAGGGCGAGCGGATTTTGCCGAGCAATCGCCCAGATTGTTTACCGCCTATCTGAACATTCCTCCAGACAGCCAGTCTGTCGGTAAGACGCTTGCCGAGCTGATTAACAAAACGGACGGGCGAATGCGTGTCGAGTTTTTGCAGCGAGGTAGTGATACTGCCCTGATGCCGTTGCCTGATACGGTGGTTAAGGCGGGTGACCGCCTGAAAGTGAAAGACACGCCAGAGCGTTTGAAGGAGTTCGAGCGTGCCATCGACGCAGTCTTGTTTTCTGGAAGTAAAAAAGTGGATGAAGATCATCCTCTGCGCACAGACAAGCAGATCATGGCGGAAGTGGCGATCATTCAAGGCTCTGGGCTGATTGGAAGGACATTGCATCAAGCCAGCTTTGCGCAACGTTTTGGTGTGTCTACGGTGGCACTGCATCGTGGTGGTGTGCCGATGGACGTTGGTCGCCGTTCGATTGGTCGCGTGCCTTTACAAGTTGGCGACATATTGCTGGTCCAAGGTACGCCGGAGCAGGTGGAACTGCTCAAGCGTCGGCCTGGACTGCTGGTATTGGACGGCACATTGGAATTGCCCCACACGCGCAAAGCGCCGTTGAGCCTGTTCATTTTGGTGCTAGTGATTGCACTGACGGCGCTCGGATGGCTGCCCATTGCCGTTGCCGCTGTGCTCGGGGTATTGGCATTGCTGTTGACCGATTGCCTCGATTGGCAACAAGCCTCGGCCGCGCTCAGTACACAAGTGATCATGTTGGTGGCGGCATCACTCGCGCTTGGGCAAGCGCTGACGGTCACTGGGGGCGCTGAGTATTTAGCGCATGTCTTCGTCGGTGTTGCGAACTTTTTACCGCCAGGCGGGATCGTGGCCTGTTTGATGCTGCTTTTGGCGTTGCTGACGAATGTCGTGGCCAACAATGCGGCTGCGGTGATTGGCACGCCAATCGCGTTGTCTGTTGCCGCGCAACTGAATTTGCCGCCAGAACCTTTTGTCCTCGCTGTGTTGTTTGGAGCCAACTTAAGCTATGCCACACCGATGGCTTATAAGACAAATCTGTTGGTGATGAACGCCGGTGGTTACAAATTCTCCGACTTTGTGCGTGTCGGTACCCCGTTGATTCTGATCATGTGGACGTTTTTGAGCTGGTTGTTGACCGCAATCTACTTGTCATAATCCATGTTTTCGAGCACACAGATTGAAGCGCTGCAATCTGCACTGGTCAGGTGGCAAAAGCGTCATGGTCGTCACGATCTTCCTTGGCAGCAGCCACGGACACCTTATCGGGTTTGGGTGTCAGAAATCATGCTTCAACAGACGCAGGTGACAAAGGTTTGTGATTATTTTCAGCGTTTTATCGCAAGGTTTCCCAGTGTGAGCGCGCTGGCAGCCGCCAGTGAAGAAGACGTGCTTTCCTATTGGTCGGGGCTCGGTTATTACGCACGAGCCCGCAACTTGCATAGTGCGGCAAGAGAAATTATGAAAGTGCATGACGGTCAATTACCAGACACGCTCGAGGCACTTGTTCAGTTGCCCGGCATTGGTCGTTCCACAGCCGGCGCGATACTGGCTTTGGGACACGGTAAGCGAGGCGTCATTCTGGACGGAAATGTCAAACGTGTTCTCGCACGCCTTTTGGCCCTTGAGCATTGGCCTGGCGACAGGACGATGGAGAAACACTTGTGGCAAGTGGCAGAACAGTTGACACCAAACCACGATGTTGATGCGTTTGTACAGGGCTGGATGGACTTAGGGGCGATGGTATGCCGGAAAGGTCATCCGCAGTGTGATATCTGTCCGTGGTCCCCCTACTGCCGGGCTCGGCAGCGCGGTATCGCTGACCAACTCCCGGTGCCCAGGCCAAAACGATCAAAAAAGGTTGAGCATTGGTATTTGGCGGTGGTACGAAACCAACATGATGAATTGGCCTTGATCAAAAGGCCGCGAACCGGCGTCTGGGGCGGGTTATTTTGTTTTCCCGTGGTCACTAAGGCACAGGCCCAAAGGGTGATTGCGCAAGAGACACATATCTTAACCCACAAGAACTTAGTGTTGCATTTTGTTGAAGTGACTTCGCCGCCACTGGCCGATTGGTCGGTGGCTTGGTACCATGCTGACAAGGCTTTGTCATTGGGGCTGCCAGCCCCGATCAAACGATTTTTACAACGGGAGAGCGAGCAGTGAGTCGAATGGTGTTTTGCAAAAAATTACAAAAGGAGCTGCCAGGTTTGCCATTTGTGCCGTACCCCGGCGAATTGGGACAGAGAATTTACAAAGAAATCTCCATGGAAGCTTGGCAACAATGGCTTAAACATCAAACCATGCTGATTAACGAGAAAAGGTTGAGTCTGGCTGATCCGGAAGCGCGTGCCTATTTGGCCGGTGAAATGGAAAAATTTTTATTCGGCGGTGACTACGACATGCCGGAAGGTTACGTGCCTCCAGACGAGGCCGGACACTGATTGCCATTTTGGCGATGATAAACCCACACGTGTGCAGGCGGGATATTTCTGAACACGGTAGCGACACGGCGTCCAGTTAAGTTCAGCGTTTCAAGTGTTTCTTGTGCCAATGGGTTTTTAAGGCCGTAAGTGTATTGGATGAGTGGTGCGTCGGGCGTGGCCAGGGCGAGTGCCGACGACAGGATTTCGATTTGTAGCGTTGGCGAAAAATTCAGCATAGGCAGGCTTGAGAGTATGCCGTTGACGGCTTGGACCTGATTGTCGCGCAGACAGGCATCAATATTGCGGGCATCGACCTCCAATACATGGGTGCTAGGAAAGCGTTTTCTGACAACACCCGCGAGTTCCGGATTCGCTTCAACCACCCATAGCCGCTCTTCGGCAACGCCCGCGCCAATGATGCCAGACGTGATGGCCCCGGTGCCTGCGCCGAGTTCCAGGTAGTTGCCGCAAGAGGGATTAGGAATTTGTGCTGCCATAGCGTGTGCCAGATATCGAGAACTTGGGACAGCGGTTGCAACATGTTTTGGCGACCGTAGCCAGTTTTTTAGCATGGCCCAAGTGGCCGAAATTGAAGATAAGGCTGAATGACTCACAATGGAATTGTGTTGTTTACGATTGCCCTGATTCTAACCGACCAAACGGGGATGTGATAGTGAATTTCATTACATGGATAGAACGAACAAGGATATGAAACCAAGAAAAACGCCATATAAACAATTGATTACATGAATTTGGCAGGGCTATTTATGTCATATTTAAAGCAGAAATACGCGCAATTTCTAGACACTATTATTAAGGCCAATTCTGTTTGGGTGCTCAAAAGTGCAGAAGGCTACCTGCAGGTGGCATCGGATCGTTTTGCCGAGGTCGAGGTCATCCCATTTTTTTCCGATCAAGCGCATGCCAGTGCCGTGGCAAGCAGCCTTGATGACGAATATGTCCCGGAACAATTATCTTTGACAGAGTGCATTGAAGACTGGTGGCCGTCGATGGAAGCAGACAATGTTTGGGTGGGTGTTGATTTTGATGAAGCGTTGGAAGGCCTCGAAATCGAAGCCTGGCAGGTGCTGGACGACGTCCTGTCTCGACTGCCGGTTGATCGGGATCATTGAGGTTTGTTGGCGCTTTGGTAGGCTTGCCAAAAGCGTTGTCACCTAGGGGAAAATGGATGCGCAGGATTTGGGTTTTGTTGATTGGTGTTACCATAAGCCTTTGCGCAGCGGAGGCGACAACGCTGAACGTGGCTGCGGCATCAGATCTACGGTTCGTGCTGCCGAAAATCATTGCGGCGTGGCAGGCTGAGGTTGGGCCTGTGTCTGTTCGTGTGGCCTATGGATCCTCGGGGCGTTTGTACCGGCAGATTCAGCACGGCGCTCCATTTGATGTATTTTTGTCGGCCGATGAAACTTTTCCAAGGCG contains:
- a CDS encoding cytochrome P460 is translated as MKRMQWLFIFMMLIGSTALPANNQLPRNSNGITYPDGWQRWQTIAVSHRHDNKTIRMILGNPIAVKAARSGHTNPWPDGAVIAKVVWKDKKLSHWPSAIGPDAFVHVEFMVKDTEKFADSYGWGWARWVGRDLVPFNQGQKTCISCHTPVKARDWVFTEPTKFPE
- the trmB gene encoding tRNA (guanosine(46)-N7)-methyltransferase TrmB, encoding MTENELTQKRTIRSFVLRQGRLTKAQQRALDTLFPKYGLKVTQQLIDWSRVFGREAPLILEIGFGMGQSLVEQAKATPEVNFIGVEVHRPGIGSTLAAIDKLQLNNLRVVEGDALEVLKFMIPEHSLTRVQLFFPDPWPKKRHHKRRIVNAAFADLVASRLKPNGHLHMATDWTPYAEHMLEVMEAHPDYENIAGPGNYTPRPDYRPLTKFEQRGERLGHQVHDLIYCRKPSR
- a CDS encoding oxidative damage protection protein produces the protein MSRMVFCKKLQKELPGLPFVPYPGELGQRIYKEISMEAWQQWLKHQTMLINEKRLSLADPEARAYLAGEMEKFLFGGDYDMPEGYVPPDEAGH
- the hemW gene encoding radical SAM family heme chaperone HemW — translated: AAGINRLSLGVQSFQDALLDRIGRIHSGLEARRAFDMAREAGFDNINLDLMFGLPGQTEKTFLLDLQTAVRLGPEHISWYQLTIEPNTRFAANPPPQPTDDVLAEWTEQGAQWLERHGYERYEVSAYATAGRQCVHNLNYWQFGDYLGIGAGAHSKITLADEQRVLRLRKTKRPGSYLQKKEKTAAQWTVETPDLIFEFMLNAMRLKAGVEASLFTRHTGLPINVIAPVMQDLMNQSLVTGWPERIELTAHGFNHLNAILEFFLPDALAKKQAQVPVQWLDAGR
- the mutY gene encoding A/G-specific adenine glycosylase, with product MFSSTQIEALQSALVRWQKRHGRHDLPWQQPRTPYRVWVSEIMLQQTQVTKVCDYFQRFIARFPSVSALAAASEEDVLSYWSGLGYYARARNLHSAAREIMKVHDGQLPDTLEALVQLPGIGRSTAGAILALGHGKRGVILDGNVKRVLARLLALEHWPGDRTMEKHLWQVAEQLTPNHDVDAFVQGWMDLGAMVCRKGHPQCDICPWSPYCRARQRGIADQLPVPRPKRSKKVEHWYLAVVRNQHDELALIKRPRTGVWGGLFCFPVVTKAQAQRVIAQETHILTHKNLVLHFVEVTSPPLADWSVAWYHADKALSLGLPAPIKRFLQRESEQ
- a CDS encoding SLC13 family permease, giving the protein MSMIEHSVDPNAHAVAVLILTLLALYLFRRDDVPLETSSLLVMGLLATGFALFPYEQFRATELFLGFGHEALVTVCGLMIIGHALVRTGALEPVGIMLSRLFRRWPTLSIVVTLIVAAGLSAFVNNTPIVVLMLPLLASVCTRIKMPSGKLLLPMGLATLVGGMTTTIGTSTNLLVVAISQEMGGPVFGLFDFAGIGVCAALVAIAYLWLIAPRLLPKGRADFAEQSPRLFTAYLNIPPDSQSVGKTLAELINKTDGRMRVEFLQRGSDTALMPLPDTVVKAGDRLKVKDTPERLKEFERAIDAVLFSGSKKVDEDHPLRTDKQIMAEVAIIQGSGLIGRTLHQASFAQRFGVSTVALHRGGVPMDVGRRSIGRVPLQVGDILLVQGTPEQVELLKRRPGLLVLDGTLELPHTRKAPLSLFILVLVIALTALGWLPIAVAAVLGVLALLLTDCLDWQQASAALSTQVIMLVAASLALGQALTVTGGAEYLAHVFVGVANFLPPGGIVACLMLLLALLTNVVANNAAAVIGTPIALSVAAQLNLPPEPFVLAVLFGANLSYATPMAYKTNLLVMNAGGYKFSDFVRVGTPLILIMWTFLSWLLTAIYLS
- a CDS encoding DUF2750 domain-containing protein; translation: MNLAGLFMSYLKQKYAQFLDTIIKANSVWVLKSAEGYLQVASDRFAEVEVIPFFSDQAHASAVASSLDDEYVPEQLSLTECIEDWWPSMEADNVWVGVDFDEALEGLEIEAWQVLDDVLSRLPVDRDH